The nucleotide sequence CTGCATGGCCCGGTTGGCCGTCAGCCGCATGCCGAGGGCTCCGGCGCGCTGCGCGCTGGGTGCGTGCTCCGCCAGCACCACCATCGACAGCGGCTGCGAGAGCCCGCTGCCGATCCCGAGCAGGATCGCCAGCAGTCCGAGCAGCCAGACGTTCCCGGTGGTGCCGGTCAGCATAAGGCCTACCGCCACGGCCAGCACCGAGAGGGGGATGGCCCGGCGGCGCCCGCCGGCGAGATCGATCAGGGTCGCCATGATGGGGCGCACGAGCATGGCGCACAGGGCCCGCAGGCTCAGCAGGGCGCCGATGGCGGTCGCCGAGAGCGCCAGCGTCTCCAGGTACACGGGCAGGAAGCTCGCCAGGGCTGCGAGGGCGAAGATCACCGCCACGGAAATCGCCAGCGAGAGCTGGACGCCGCGATTGTCCCCGAGCAGCCGCAGCTGCGCGATATAGCCGGTTTCCGCTGCGCTGGCCGGCGCCGCACGCTGGGCACTGCCCACCAGAAAGCCGCCGCTCGCCAGGCTCAAGAGGGAGAGTACGACCATGGCCTGAAAGGCACGCTCGAGCCCGTCGAGATCGATCAGCCAGCCCGCCAGGAGCGGGCCGACCAGCTGGCCCACGGAGACGAACATCGAGTACCAGCCGAAGGCGCGCTCCAGCGCCCGGCCCCGGCCGAGGCCGGATACTATGGCCTGCGCCGAGAGCACCATCAGCGTGTGCCCCAGGCCGAGCAGAAGCTGTGCCGCGACCAGGCCGCCGTAGCCCGGTGCCAGCAGCACGGCCGCCGGGCTGGCAGCCAGGGCCAGGCCGCCGAGCATCAGCACGCGCCTGGCCCCGAAGCGCGTCACCGCGCTGCCCATGGGGATCGCCAGCACCAGGGGCAGCACATAGGGCATCGCCAGGATGGCGCCGGTGAGCGTCGGCCCGGCACCGAGGCGCACCGCGTACAGGGGGGTGGCCACCAGCATCATCGTCTGCACGACGAAGGTCGCGCACAGCCCGAGGGAGACCCACAGCAGATTGCGCACGCGTTCGGCGCGGGGGTCGGGTGGCGGTTGCTCGGGCGGCTCGGAAGCGGGCATGGCGTCGTGGCTGGTGGCGAGAGGGCGGGTGATTGTGGCGGTCCCGGTTGGGCGGGCGCTCCGGCGTGCAGGCTACCGCGCCCGTTCGCAGGCGTCGCGCTGACGCGCGGTGCGGGACCCCGTGGCGCTCCCCGGCGGCGGCTGGCGGCGGGCGAGCAGGTGCCGCAGCGCGACCAGGACGCCCAGTGCCAGCACGATCGCCGCGAGCGCGCCGAGGGCGACGTCCAGATTGTCCGCGAGCAGCAGCTGCGGCAGGCGGGCGCCGATCACGGTCATGGCGAAGAGCCCGGGCGTGAGGCCGATGAGCGATCCCGCGAGGTAGTCCCGCAGGCGGATGTGAAAGGCGCCGGCGGCCATGTTGGTGAGGGTGAACGGCGCGATGGGCACCACCGAGACGAACACCATGGTGCGGATGCCGCGTTCGGCGAGCAGCCGCGCCAGCCGGTTCAGGCGCTCGCCGCCGTGGTGCTGCAGGGTCTCGCGCCCGAGGCCCCAGCCAATGAGGTAGGTCACCAGGGCGGCCACGAGGGTCCCGAGCATGGCGTAGACGAAGCCCCACAGCTCGCCGTAGATAAGGCCGGTGGCGGCCACCAGCAGGCTCAGAGGAAACACCAGCAGCGAGGCCGCCACGTAGATGACCACCAGCGCGACCGGCAGCCATGACCGGTCGCCCAGCGCGGCGATCCGCTCCAGCCCGGCGCGCACCGCCTCCGCATTGATCAGGTCCTGGTACGCGAGCCACTGCCAGCCGCCGGCGAGCAGCGCCAGTACCGCCAGGGTGAGCAGGACGAGCCACAGCCGGCGCGGCATGGGCTACGCCCAGCGGCCGGTGAAATCCTCCGGCACCAGCAGGATGTCGCGGTCCACCTGGTTGATGTCGCGATGGCCGCAGAGCGCCATGGTCGTATCCAGCTCCTTGTGCAGGATGTCCAGGGATTTGGTCACCCCGGCCTCCCCCATGGCCCCGAGGCCGTAGACCCACGAGCGACCGATCATCACGCCCTTCGCGCCGAGGGCCAGGGCCTTGAGAATGTCCTGCCCGGAGCGGATGCCGCTGTCGAACAGGACCTCCACCCGGTCGCCCACGGCCTCGATGATGCCGGGCAGCGCGCGGATGGAGCTGAGCGCTCCGTCCAGCTGCCGGCCGCCGTGGTTGGAGACGACGATGGCATCCGCGCCGAGGTCGGCGGCGCGCTTCGCGTCCTCCGGGTCCATGATCCCCTTCAGGATGACCTTGCCGCCCCACATCTCCATGAGCTCCTTGACCCGAGCCCAGTCCAGGGCATGGTCGAAGGCCTCCGCGGTCCAGGAGGAGAGCGAGGCCGGGTCGGTGACGCCCTTGGCGTGGCCGACCACGTTGCCGAAGGTGCGGCGCTTCGTGCCGAGCATGCCGAGGCCCCAGGAGACCTTCGTGGCCATGTTGGCGATGGAGCTCGGTGTCAGCTTGGGCGGGGCGCTCAGGCCGTTCTTCAGGTCCTTGTGGCGCTGGCCCTGCACCTGCAGGTCCAGGGTGATGACGATGGCCGAGCAGCCCGCCTTGCGGGCGCGGTCCATCAGCCGCTCCATGAAGTCGTCGTCCTTCAGCGTATAGACCTGGAACCAGAACGGCTTGCTGGTGTACTCGGCGACGTCCTCGATGGAGCAGATGGACAGCGTCGAAAGCGTGAACGGCACGCCGAAGCGCTCGGCGGCCCGCGCCGCGCGGATCTCGCCGTCGGCGTGCTGCATGCCCGTAAGGCCCACCGGCGCCAGCGCCACCGGCATGGCGACGTCCTGCCCGATCATCCGGCTCGCCGTGGTGCGGTTGGTCATGTCCACGGCCACGCGCTGGCGGAAATGGAGGTCATCGAAGTCCGAGGTGTTCTCGCGGAAGGTCTGCTCCGACCAGCTCCCGGTCTCGCAGTAGTCGTAGAACATCCGCGGCACCCGCCGGCGGTAGAGGGTCTTGAGGTCGTCGATGCAGGTGATCACGGGCACGTCTTCAGCTCCTTGCTGCGCGCCGCTGGGGCACGGGCAAACTTGGCGCGGGGCCGGCGGCGGCCCGCCGGCCCCGCGGGCCGCGCCCACGATGCCACAAATCCGGGGTCGGGTTGACCACGGCCGGCGCTTCAGGCGGAGGCGGTGGCCAGTACGACACGGAAGACGATGAACTCCGCCGGGCGCAGCGGGGCGACGCCGACCTCGCAGATCGCCCGGCCTGCGGCGATGTCGGCCGGGGTCATGGTGCTGCGGTCGCAGCGCACGAAGTAGGCTTCCTGCGGGGTGGCGGCGCGCAGGCGGCCGCGCTGCCATTCCTGGTAGAGGAAGGCGTCCACGGTGCTCCGAAGCCGCGTCCAGAGCGCTTCGCCGTTGGCCTCGTGGGCGACCCATTCCGCGGTGGTCTCGATGGACTGCTCGAGGTAGCTCAAGTACCGCCGGATGTTGACGTAGCGCCACTCCGGGCTGCTTGAGAGGGTGCGTGCGCCCCAGACGAGATGCCCGCGACTGGGAAAGCTGCGCAGGCAGTTGACGCCGGCGGGGTTCAGGAGTGCCTGGTCGTGACCGTCGATCTGGCGGGTGAAGCCGAGCGCGCCAATGACCGCCAGGCCCGCCGGCGGCTTGTGGACACCCCGGTGGTGGTCGTTGCGGGCATACACCCCGGCGATGAAGCCCGACGGCGGCAACGGCAGCGTACGCCGCTGGCCCGTGGGGTCGGCCGCGACCACCCAGGGGAAATAGAGCGCGAGACGCGAGTCGTCGAGTCGGCGGGCGAGGCCCGGCAGGGTGCTGATCGAGTCGTCCTGGTGCGGGTCCACCAGGCCAATTCGATGGCGCATCCGCTGGCAGTGCTGTCGCACGGCCTCGATGACCCGCCGATGCTCGGCGGCGTCCGCCGCGGCGGCGGCGGGTGTCAGCACCACGGAGACCTCCGGCACCGCCTCCAGCGCTGCCAGCCCGGTGCTGCCCGAGCGTGGGTCGAGTCTCCCGGCGTAGTCGCTCGCCGTCGGCGTCCCCAGCGGCGCGTCGGCGGCGCTGGCCGGGTCATTGACGCCGGCCACGGTGCGCACCACGAACAGACGCTTGCCGCCGTTGCGGAAGAACGCCTGCGTGGCGAGGGCGGTGTGATTCACCGTCGGCCTGCCATCGAGGACGAGGTCGCCGGCGTCGCCGAAGTGCTGCTCGAATTCCACGAAGCTGCTCAGCCCGAGCGGAGTCCCCCGCAGAGGCCCCTGGCGGGTCGGGCCCACCAGTCCGGCCACGGCGGTGGCCGCGCCGCGGATGGACGGTGGCAGCGATCCCGTCTCGCCCGCGAAAACGCCCGGCATGCGGTACTCCGGCATGGCTCGCCCTCCCTCAGTGGCCCAACCGGCTCACCGGGCACGCACCGGGCCGGCCGGCAGCTGGCGGGGCAAGCGCCCATACGGATTGTCGTATAGCACCGGATTGCGGGGGCGTCCCGCGTCTGCCGACGGGAGCGCTGCCCCGGGCCAGCCGTCGCGCCATGCCTGCGGCCGTGGACCGCCGCCGGACGCGGACTACGCTCTTGGGAGCGGCGTCGCGGTGGCCGCGACGCGATTCGGGAAGGGGTATGCAGCGATGAATCGGACGAACCTGCGCGTGCTGCAGCGCGTACTGGCCCAAGAGGCGGGTTACGCGGACAGCATCGACGGCATCCATGGGCCGCGTACCACGGCCGCGGTGGAGCGCATGCTTGCGGCCAGGGCGGCGTCGCTGCCCGACGGTGCGGACCGCTGGTCGGCCCGTCGCCGGGCCGTCGCCTGCCTGCAGCTGGCCTGCCACGAGCACGAAATCGACGCCGGCGCCATCGACGGCCTCTGGGGCCCGCAGACGGACTTCGCCGCGGATGCCCTGGCCGAGCGCCTGCGCACCGGCGAGGCGCCCGTGCCCTGGCGGGAGGAGACGCCCGCGGACCACAACCCCAACGGCTGGCCCGCGGAGGAAGGGGTGCAGGCCGCCTTCGGGGCGCCCTGTGAGGTGTCGCGGGTTACGGTCCCCTGTCCGTGGCGCCTGCAGCTGGCCTGGGATATGCGGCAGTCGGTGAGCGGCATCAGCTGCCACGAGCGCGTGGTGGAGAGCCTCGCGCGGGTGCTGCAGCGGGTGCACGGGCTTTACGGCGAGGCGCGTCTGCGGGAGCTCGGCCTGCACCGCTACGGCGGCTGCTACAACTGCCGGCGCAAGCGCCGAGGCACCACCTGGTCCACCCACGCCTGGGCGGTGGCCATCGATTGGGATCCCGCCCACAACCGCCTGGCCTGGGGGCGGGATCGTGCCCGGCTGGCACGACCCGAGTACGAGGACTGGTGGCGCTGCTGGGAAGCGGAGGGCTGGGTCAGCCTCGGCCGCCATCGCAACTTCGACTGGATGCACGTGCAGGCGGTACGGATCTGATGCTCTTTCTGATCACGAACGTTGCTCAGCCCTATCTCCCTCGCACGCATCTGCGGTGCCGGCCGCTCCCGCCCCAAGCCACCCTGCCGGCGCCTGTGCCGCCTCCGGCGGGTGGTGTTGCCGTAATGCTGGCTGGGGCACGTACGTAATCAGGATGTGTTATTGCCGCGCCGGCTCGGTGCGGCACTGCGTGCGCGGGAACAGGGGCAGGCAGGCCGCGGTGCCCACTGCGATGGCCGCGAATGCCAGGAAGGCCGTGGCGTGCCCGAAGCGGCTGATCAGCATGCCGGCGAGCGGCGAGCCGACGGCCTGGCCCACCGCCACGGCGAGGAAGGGCACCACCGGCCCGAGGGCCGCCCGGGTCGGCACCAGCCGGATGCCGGCGATCACGTAGATGGCCGTGAGCGACATGTAGGCGACGCCGAACAGCGCCGCCGAGGACAACGCCACGGCGAGCCTGCCCGGGAAGAGCGTCACGATGACCAGCGCCGCGGCCAGGACCAGCAGGGCCAGGCTCTGGGCCGGGCCCGCCCCGTAGCGGTCCGCGGCATCACCGGCCATGGCGCCGATCAGCCCGGCAAGCCCCAGGGTGAGCCAAAGCCAGCCCGACACGCCGCCGCCCATGCCGCCCTGAGCGACCACCATGTCCGGTGCGAAGACCCAGTACACGGCGCTCGCCACGCCCATGCCGAAGGCGACCGTCGCGAGCCTTGCCAGCGCCACGAACTGGTCCCGCGCCAGCGGCACCTCCCGGCCCCCGTCGCTGCCTACCGGCGAGGCATGCCGCGGCAGGTAGCGCCAGGCGGCCACCAGGCAGGCCGCGGCCACGGCTGCGAAGGCCACGTAGGTGGAGCGCCAGGCGTTGGCGAGCGCGAAGGCCGTTGGCACCGAGACGGCGACGCCGAAGCTCGTGCCGGCGTTCATGACCGCGGTGACCCGCCCCTGCAGGGGCAGTGCCACGCTGGTGCCGAGCCCTGCCGAGAGCGCCGGCATCATCAGCCCGGTGCAGACGCCACAGGCAAAGACCCCAATGGCGAGGGGCAGGGCGCCGGCGGACTGGCTGATGGTGGTCAGCCCGGCGATGCCGAGACCGCTGGCGAGCATGGCGGTGCCGCGCGGACCGAGCCAGTCGGCGAGGTGGGCGGCGACCAGGCTCGTCAGCGCGAAGCTCACAAATGCCATCGCGCCCACGGTGCCCATGACGTCGGCCGTGAGCCCGAGCTCGGCGCGGATGGGTGGCACGAACAGCCCGAAGGCGAAGCGCGCGACGCCGTAGCTCATGGCGATCAGGCCGGCGCCGAGGGCGGCATAGGCGGTGGCGGAGGGTGCCTTCATGCCGGGCTTCCGTGCGTCGGGCCCGCGGCTGCGAGCATTTCCCACAGCCGCTGCATGACCCGCTCCGGCCCGAGCACCGGCACCAGCGCATTGGCGCCCTCGAGGAGCATGAGAATGCGCTCGGCCTCGGCTTCGCCGGCCGGGGCGCCGTCCCGCTCAAGCGCTGCCTGGATGACGCCGGTCAGCTCCTGCTTCAATGCCCGGCCCACGGTGGCGATGCCGCTGGCGTGGCGCTCGAACTCGGCGATGGCCTTGATCACCATGCAGCCGGCGCGGGCTTCGGTTCGCAGCCACCGGCCATGGCACTCGATCACTCCGGTGACTGCGGCCCCCGGTTGGGCGCCGTTGACGGCCTGGATGAGATCGTCGCGGTAGCGACCCTGCCGGCGTATCAGGGTGGCCTCGATCAGCGCTTCCTTGGACGGGAAATGCTTGTACAGCGTCATCCGGGCGACACCGGCCTCCGCGATGACCCGGTCCACGCCGGTGGCGTGAAAGCCTTCCTCGTAAAACAGCCGCTCGGCGGTGGCGAGCAGCTGTTCGCGCTTCGTGGGTCGCATACCGGCTCCAAATCTGGATAGAACGGTCAGTCTACTTCATCGATTGGGCAGTGGCTAGACTGTCTATCTCGCCGATCCGCGCCCGGAGCCGCGAAACGGGACACTAGGTGCAGCGGGTGGCGGTGCACCGGCACAATCGGGGACCGGTAGGCCAGGCACGGCACCTGCCGGGGCATGGCGGGACGAGAGTGACCGAGGTCGCACGCGGGGGGACCAGGATGGGCGGAAAGGGGCGGTCACCGCGCGACCGGCGCGCGGGCGGCGGGCGCGCGTGATGCGAACGCTCCTGTGGCTGGGGCTGCTGGCCGGCTTCGCCCTTGCGGCCGCCGCCTTCTGGCGCACCGACCTGGCCGAGGCGGCGGTGCACCGCTGGCTTGCCAGCGCGGGATTCCCCGAGGCGGCCGTCAGCGTCGCCGAGCTCGGCTGGACGCGCACGGCGCTGGACGGGGTGGACCTCGGGCCGGGGGCACCCGAGGCCGGGCGCGTGGTCATCACCTACCGGCCCGCCGGCCTCATCGCCGGGCAGCTGGTCGCCGTGGAGGTCCATGGGCTGCGCGTGCCGGTGCAACCGGGCGCGCGGCGGCCACTGCCCTGGCTGCCCTCGCGAACACGGGCGGCCGCCACGTCCCCCGGCACCGCCGCGGCGAGGCTGCCGCCGCTGCCCGTCGACCGCGTCCGGATCGTTCAGGGCAGGCTCGATGTCACGGCCTACGGTGAGTCGATTCGGGTCGGGTTCGACGCCGACCTGGACGCCACGGACGGCTCGCCGCGCCTGAGCGCGGAGGGGGTGGCGAGGGCGGCGGGGGTGCGCCTGCGGTTCCAAGCGAACACCAACGGCCTCACGCGCGGTTCGACCCTGGCCATGACCATCGACGGCGAGGTGAGCGCGACGGAACTGGCCTGGCCCGCGGAGCTGCCCGGCCGGCCGGATGCCGGTCGCGTTCGGCTCCGCGGCGAGTACCGGGGGCGTGTGCCCGAGGCGCTGTCGTCCCCAGTGGGGCTCGAGGCGCTGACGCAGGCCGAGCTGGATCTCGAGCTGGCCGTGGCTTCCTGGCGGGTGCGCGGTCTCGATGCGTCGGCAAGCGGTCGCTTGGCGCTGCGCTCCGCCGCGGCCACCCCGGGGCTGGACGCTCACGTGCTGGAGCCCCTGGTGCTCACCGGGTCCCCGTCGGCGGATGTTCGGGCTTTTCTGCCCCTCCCGGACGGGCTGGCGAGCGCTCTGGCGGGCATGGAGCGGCTGGTGCTGCAGGAGCCGGCAGGCGCCGACGGCCCCCTGCTTGCCCTGCGTCCCTCCGCCGACGGGTGGCGCAGCGACTGGCGGGCACGGCTACGGGCGGAGCAGGGCGAGGGCCGGGTGTGGCTGTCCGGCCAGGGGGGCCTCGACCACGGCCGTGACGCATGGCTCGAGTCCGCCACCGCGGAGCGGCTGGAGATCGAGGCGCAGGGGCTGCGGCTCGGCGCAGCCCGCCTGGAGCGACTGCAGTTTGCGGGCAGCGGGGCCTGGAGCAGGGCGGACTTCCATGCCGACGCCGAGGTTCAGGGGCGGCTTTCACGGTCGGCGGAGGCGGGCGCCGGCATCGGTGGTGACTTCCAGCTCGCGCTCCGTGCCGAGCCCGGCGATGGCCCCGATACGGCTCGCGTGTTCATGCGGGAATCGGGACGCCTGAGGCTGACCTCGCTGCCGCCGATGGCCGGGCTGCGCCTGTCCACGCCCATCACGGTGGAGCTGCTCTCGGGCGAAGGGACTCTGCGGGAGGGCGTCTGGACCGGTCGCCTGCGCGTCGCGCCCGGCGCGGTGAGCGGGCTTGTCACCGCCGGCGAGGGGGACGGCCAGGCGTTCCGGTCGTCGCCGGGGGTGATCGAGCTGGTGGCGCATCATGCCGGCACCACGGCCCTGCGGCTGATCGCTGGGGAAGCCGCCGTGCAGCTGTCGGGGCCGGGAATCGAGCTGGGGGAGGTGGCCGTGGACGTTGCCCACGCCCCGCCGCGGGGGCTTTCCGGGAGCATCGAGCTCGGGCGCATCAGCCATCAGGTTTCGCCCCCGGCCTTTGCGCCGCTGCGGGTGGCGGCCCGACTCTCCGGAGACCTCGACCGCTTGCGCCTGGAGGGCGAGGCCGGCGCCCTGGGCCACGACGACGTCCGGGTACCGCTGCAGCTGCGCCACGACGCAGGGACAGGCGAGGGTGAGCTGGTGCTCGGCCCGGGCAGCCTCGTCTTCCGGCCCCGGGCACTCACGCCGGCCGATCTGGTGCCGCGGCTCGGGGTGATCGAGGAGGCAACCGGCGAGCTGCGCCTGGAGGGCCGCCTGGCCTGGGGCGCGGGCCCGCCGGAGAGCCGCCTGACGCTCGAGCTCAGCATGGCGGAGCTGCAGGCGGCCGGCGTCGGCGTGCAG is from Spiribacter halobius and encodes:
- a CDS encoding MFS transporter, which codes for MPASEPPEQPPPDPRAERVRNLLWVSLGLCATFVVQTMMLVATPLYAVRLGAGPTLTGAILAMPYVLPLVLAIPMGSAVTRFGARRVLMLGGLALAASPAAVLLAPGYGGLVAAQLLLGLGHTLMVLSAQAIVSGLGRGRALERAFGWYSMFVSVGQLVGPLLAGWLIDLDGLERAFQAMVVLSLLSLASGGFLVGSAQRAAPASAAETGYIAQLRLLGDNRGVQLSLAISVAVIFALAALASFLPVYLETLALSATAIGALLSLRALCAMLVRPIMATLIDLAGGRRRAIPLSVLAVAVGLMLTGTTGNVWLLGLLAILLGIGSGLSQPLSMVVLAEHAPSAQRAGALGMRLTANRAMQFLAPLLVGVIAGTAGFGAAFFAAGALVGLCLLPIHRLIDAPGTPPTARGCR
- a CDS encoding TVP38/TMEM64 family protein is translated as MPRRLWLVLLTLAVLALLAGGWQWLAYQDLINAEAVRAGLERIAALGDRSWLPVALVVIYVAASLLVFPLSLLVAATGLIYGELWGFVYAMLGTLVAALVTYLIGWGLGRETLQHHGGERLNRLARLLAERGIRTMVFVSVVPIAPFTLTNMAAGAFHIRLRDYLAGSLIGLTPGLFAMTVIGARLPQLLLADNLDVALGALAAIVLALGVLVALRHLLARRQPPPGSATGSRTARQRDACERAR
- a CDS encoding alpha-hydroxy acid oxidase, with amino-acid sequence MPVITCIDDLKTLYRRRVPRMFYDYCETGSWSEQTFRENTSDFDDLHFRQRVAVDMTNRTTASRMIGQDVAMPVALAPVGLTGMQHADGEIRAARAAERFGVPFTLSTLSICSIEDVAEYTSKPFWFQVYTLKDDDFMERLMDRARKAGCSAIVITLDLQVQGQRHKDLKNGLSAPPKLTPSSIANMATKVSWGLGMLGTKRRTFGNVVGHAKGVTDPASLSSWTAEAFDHALDWARVKELMEMWGGKVILKGIMDPEDAKRAADLGADAIVVSNHGGRQLDGALSSIRALPGIIEAVGDRVEVLFDSGIRSGQDILKALALGAKGVMIGRSWVYGLGAMGEAGVTKSLDILHKELDTTMALCGHRDINQVDRDILLVPEDFTGRWA
- a CDS encoding phage tail sheath family protein, with protein sequence MPEYRMPGVFAGETGSLPPSIRGAATAVAGLVGPTRQGPLRGTPLGLSSFVEFEQHFGDAGDLVLDGRPTVNHTALATQAFFRNGGKRLFVVRTVAGVNDPASAADAPLGTPTASDYAGRLDPRSGSTGLAALEAVPEVSVVLTPAAAAADAAEHRRVIEAVRQHCQRMRHRIGLVDPHQDDSISTLPGLARRLDDSRLALYFPWVVAADPTGQRRTLPLPPSGFIAGVYARNDHHRGVHKPPAGLAVIGALGFTRQIDGHDQALLNPAGVNCLRSFPSRGHLVWGARTLSSSPEWRYVNIRRYLSYLEQSIETTAEWVAHEANGEALWTRLRSTVDAFLYQEWQRGRLRAATPQEAYFVRCDRSTMTPADIAAGRAICEVGVAPLRPAEFIVFRVVLATASA
- a CDS encoding peptidoglycan-binding domain-containing protein; the encoded protein is MNRTNLRVLQRVLAQEAGYADSIDGIHGPRTTAAVERMLAARAASLPDGADRWSARRRAVACLQLACHEHEIDAGAIDGLWGPQTDFAADALAERLRTGEAPVPWREETPADHNPNGWPAEEGVQAAFGAPCEVSRVTVPCPWRLQLAWDMRQSVSGISCHERVVESLARVLQRVHGLYGEARLRELGLHRYGGCYNCRRKRRGTTWSTHAWAVAIDWDPAHNRLAWGRDRARLARPEYEDWWRCWEAEGWVSLGRHRNFDWMHVQAVRI
- a CDS encoding MFS transporter; amino-acid sequence: MKAPSATAYAALGAGLIAMSYGVARFAFGLFVPPIRAELGLTADVMGTVGAMAFVSFALTSLVAAHLADWLGPRGTAMLASGLGIAGLTTISQSAGALPLAIGVFACGVCTGLMMPALSAGLGTSVALPLQGRVTAVMNAGTSFGVAVSVPTAFALANAWRSTYVAFAAVAAACLVAAWRYLPRHASPVGSDGGREVPLARDQFVALARLATVAFGMGVASAVYWVFAPDMVVAQGGMGGGVSGWLWLTLGLAGLIGAMAGDAADRYGAGPAQSLALLVLAAALVIVTLFPGRLAVALSSAALFGVAYMSLTAIYVIAGIRLVPTRAALGPVVPFLAVAVGQAVGSPLAGMLISRFGHATAFLAFAAIAVGTAACLPLFPRTQCRTEPARQ
- a CDS encoding TetR/AcrR family transcriptional regulator; the encoded protein is MRPTKREQLLATAERLFYEEGFHATGVDRVIAEAGVARMTLYKHFPSKEALIEATLIRRQGRYRDDLIQAVNGAQPGAAVTGVIECHGRWLRTEARAGCMVIKAIAEFERHASGIATVGRALKQELTGVIQAALERDGAPAGEAEAERILMLLEGANALVPVLGPERVMQRLWEMLAAAGPTHGSPA
- a CDS encoding YdbH domain-containing protein: MRTLLWLGLLAGFALAAAAFWRTDLAEAAVHRWLASAGFPEAAVSVAELGWTRTALDGVDLGPGAPEAGRVVITYRPAGLIAGQLVAVEVHGLRVPVQPGARRPLPWLPSRTRAAATSPGTAAARLPPLPVDRVRIVQGRLDVTAYGESIRVGFDADLDATDGSPRLSAEGVARAAGVRLRFQANTNGLTRGSTLAMTIDGEVSATELAWPAELPGRPDAGRVRLRGEYRGRVPEALSSPVGLEALTQAELDLELAVASWRVRGLDASASGRLALRSAAATPGLDAHVLEPLVLTGSPSADVRAFLPLPDGLASALAGMERLVLQEPAGADGPLLALRPSADGWRSDWRARLRAEQGEGRVWLSGQGGLDHGRDAWLESATAERLEIEAQGLRLGAARLERLQFAGSGAWSRADFHADAEVQGRLSRSAEAGAGIGGDFQLALRAEPGDGPDTARVFMRESGRLRLTSLPPMAGLRLSTPITVELLSGEGTLREGVWTGRLRVAPGAVSGLVTAGEGDGQAFRSSPGVIELVAHHAGTTALRLIAGEAAVQLSGPGIELGEVAVDVAHAPPRGLSGSIELGRISHQVSPPAFAPLRVAARLSGDLDRLRLEGEAGALGHDDVRVPLQLRHDAGTGEGELVLGPGSLVFRPRALTPADLVPRLGVIEEATGELRLEGRLAWGAGPPESRLTLELSMAELQAAGVGVQGLETALELTGLPPVRSAPDQRLSIRELRAGVPVTDIRGRFRLLDAGTADGAPALDVAELEADFAGGSLRLADARFRLGQPAQRATIEVREVALERLLPALGLGEDVRGEGRLSGRIPVRLDAEGVAIAEGELQAREPGRLQVRLRETGQALARQAQEMELMIRALEDFRYEVLAADLERDPDGELRLGLQLEGSNPDVLEGHPFRFNITLSGNLDPVFRALRLGGDIGAGFLQEHLRLR